One window of Catonella massiliensis genomic DNA carries:
- a CDS encoding type III pantothenate kinase: MIFAVDMGNSNIVLGCLGGKELIFEERLATNLGKTSLEYAIMFKNLFELYGKTPTDVEGSIISSVVPQLTDTIAEAVNKVCGKFPLIVGPGVKSGINIVIDNPAQLGADLIAGAVAAIYEYKPPFIIIDMGTATTFSYINEKKQFMGGAIMPGVVTALNSLVSGTSQLIRISLEAPKKVIGSNTIDSMKSGTIYGNAAMIDGMIERIEEEMGRELLTIATGGLAKLVVPYCKKKIVVDDSLLIKGLGLIYEKNRGKN; encoded by the coding sequence ATGATATTTGCAGTAGACATGGGAAACAGCAACATTGTTCTTGGCTGCCTTGGCGGGAAAGAGCTGATATTTGAAGAGAGGCTTGCCACCAACCTGGGTAAAACCAGTCTTGAATATGCTATTATGTTTAAGAACCTCTTTGAACTCTATGGGAAAACTCCCACTGATGTAGAAGGAAGTATCATATCTTCTGTAGTTCCACAGCTTACAGATACCATAGCGGAGGCTGTAAACAAAGTATGTGGGAAGTTTCCCCTCATAGTAGGTCCCGGGGTAAAAAGCGGAATCAACATAGTGATAGACAACCCTGCACAGCTTGGCGCTGACCTCATAGCAGGCGCAGTTGCTGCCATTTACGAGTATAAGCCTCCTTTTATTATTATTGATATGGGTACTGCTACAACATTTAGCTACATAAATGAAAAGAAGCAGTTTATGGGCGGTGCCATTATGCCGGGAGTTGTGACAGCTCTTAATTCCCTTGTAAGCGGCACTTCACAGCTTATAAGAATCAGCCTTGAAGCACCAAAGAAGGTGATAGGAAGCAACACCATAGACAGCATGAAGAGCGGTACCATATATGGAAATGCAGCTATGATAGACGGTATGATAGAGCGAATAGAAGAAGAGATGGGGAGAGAACTCCTGACTATAGCAACGGGAGGGCTTGCAAAACTGGTCGTGCCGTATTGTAAGAAGAAGATAGTAGTGGATGATTCACTGCTTATAAAGGGGCTTGGACTTATCTACGAGAAGAACAGGGGTAAGAATTAG
- the ftsH gene encoding ATP-dependent zinc metalloprotease FtsH produces MDENKNKKPGDNNSGGGMNKKAGIITIIATIIIFLTFIYGMQLIKQGINKEITYNEFVKMIDDGKVESVVLKQGKIEITPKGSANDIYAPTYYTGYIGDNDLAERLLKANVKVSSPVADASQGILEFFAIYILPLVGIWVVMYLLYRSFSKNAGGMMGVGKSNAKVYVEKRTGITFADVAGEDEAKDSLREMVDFLHNPRKYAEIGAKLPKGALLVGPPGTGKTLLAKAVAGEANVPFFSLSGSDFVEMFVGVGASRVRDLFKQAHSMAPCIIFIDEIDAIGKSRDSKYGGGNDEREQTLNQLLAEMDGFDAKSKGVVILAATNRPDVLDKALLRPGRFDRRVIVDRPDLKGRIAILKVHSKDVLMDDTVDLDAIAMATAGAVGSDLANMINEAAIMAVKAGRKSVGQADLFEAVEVVIAGKEKKDRILGKEEKRIVAFHEVGHALITASMKNADPVQKITIVPRTMGSLGYTMQLPKEEKFLQSKEELETDIVTFLGGRAAEDVVFNSVTTGASNDIERATAILRSMITQYGMSDKFGMVGLESIENRYLDGRAVLNCADETAARIDKEVARRMKEYYDRAVNIIKENRDALEKIAEYLIEKETITGKEFIKMYREIKGLPEPEDEKEDKAEDNKTDDNKADVAVTEEIKTDNAVTENPVKDESTDKVVENTTENAGDTEK; encoded by the coding sequence ATGGACGAGAATAAGAATAAAAAACCTGGTGATAACAACTCGGGCGGAGGAATGAATAAAAAAGCCGGGATAATCACCATTATAGCGACAATTATTATATTTTTGACCTTCATCTATGGAATGCAGCTTATAAAACAGGGAATCAATAAGGAGATAACCTACAATGAGTTTGTTAAGATGATAGATGACGGCAAGGTGGAGTCGGTTGTGCTTAAGCAGGGCAAGATTGAAATCACGCCTAAGGGTTCAGCCAATGATATATATGCGCCAACTTATTATACAGGTTATATAGGTGATAATGACCTTGCAGAGAGGCTCCTTAAGGCAAATGTGAAGGTAAGCTCGCCGGTAGCGGATGCTTCTCAGGGCATACTTGAGTTCTTTGCTATCTATATCCTTCCTCTTGTGGGGATTTGGGTAGTTATGTATCTCCTTTACCGTTCATTCTCAAAGAATGCAGGCGGTATGATGGGAGTAGGAAAAAGCAATGCCAAGGTATATGTTGAGAAGCGTACAGGCATAACCTTTGCGGATGTGGCAGGTGAGGACGAGGCCAAGGACTCGCTTAGAGAAATGGTTGACTTCCTTCACAATCCTAGAAAATACGCTGAGATAGGAGCTAAGCTTCCTAAGGGAGCCCTTCTTGTAGGACCTCCGGGAACCGGTAAGACCCTGCTTGCAAAAGCAGTTGCGGGAGAGGCCAATGTACCTTTCTTCTCACTTTCAGGCTCTGACTTTGTGGAAATGTTCGTAGGTGTAGGTGCTTCAAGAGTAAGAGATTTATTTAAGCAGGCACACAGTATGGCGCCTTGTATCATATTCATAGACGAGATAGATGCCATAGGTAAGAGCAGGGATTCTAAGTATGGTGGCGGCAATGACGAGCGTGAGCAGACATTGAACCAGCTTCTTGCAGAGATGGACGGATTCGATGCCAAATCAAAGGGAGTAGTTATACTTGCTGCGACAAACCGTCCTGACGTGCTTGATAAGGCTCTTCTTCGCCCGGGACGATTTGATAGAAGGGTTATAGTTGACCGCCCTGACCTTAAGGGAAGAATTGCTATACTTAAGGTACACAGCAAAGATGTACTTATGGATGACACGGTAGATTTGGATGCAATTGCGATGGCTACAGCAGGGGCTGTTGGTTCAGACCTTGCAAATATGATAAATGAAGCTGCCATTATGGCGGTAAAGGCAGGAAGAAAGAGCGTTGGGCAGGCTGACCTTTTTGAAGCTGTTGAAGTTGTTATAGCCGGTAAAGAAAAGAAGGATAGGATACTTGGCAAGGAAGAAAAGCGTATAGTTGCCTTCCATGAGGTAGGACATGCTCTTATAACTGCATCTATGAAGAACGCTGATCCGGTACAGAAGATAACGATAGTGCCTAGAACAATGGGTTCACTTGGCTATACTATGCAGCTTCCTAAAGAGGAAAAATTCCTTCAGAGTAAGGAGGAGCTGGAGACAGATATTGTTACCTTCCTTGGAGGAAGAGCTGCTGAAGATGTTGTGTTTAACTCGGTGACGACTGGCGCAAGCAATGATATTGAGCGGGCTACAGCCATTCTTCGCTCTATGATTACTCAGTATGGTATGTCAGACAAATTTGGTATGGTAGGTCTTGAATCCATAGAGAACCGTTATCTTGACGGAAGGGCAGTGCTTAACTGTGCAGATGAGACGGCGGCCAGGATAGACAAGGAAGTCGCAAGGCGTATGAAAGAATACTATGACAGGGCTGTGAACATCATCAAGGAAAATAGAGACGCACTTGAGAAGATAGCAGAGTACCTCATTGAGAAGGAGACTATCACAGGTAAGGAATTTATCAAGATGTACAGAGAGATAAAGGGACTTCCTGAGCCTGAGGATGAAAAGGAGGATAAAGCTGAAGATAACAAAACTGATGACAATAAGGCTGATGTGGCTGTGACAGAGGAGATAAAAACAGATAATGCTGTCACGGAGAATCCCGTAAAGGATGAAAGTACAGATAAAGTAGTCGAAAACACTACTGAAAATGCCGGTGATACAGAAAAGTAA
- a CDS encoding response regulator, which translates to MKVLIAEDDFASRKFMLRFFEKYGECDVTVDGKEAVEAYKMAIECGEPYDLICLDIMMPEMDGHQALKTIRKIEEESGIAEDERVKIVMTTALSETRHVTKAFENGCTAYAGKPINQDKLEAMLKKFKLIEE; encoded by the coding sequence ATGAAGGTACTTATAGCGGAGGATGATTTTGCGAGTAGGAAGTTCATGCTTAGATTTTTTGAGAAATATGGGGAATGTGATGTAACAGTAGACGGCAAAGAGGCTGTTGAAGCGTATAAGATGGCCATTGAGTGCGGTGAGCCTTATGATCTTATTTGTTTGGACATAATGATGCCCGAGATGGACGGACATCAGGCGCTTAAAACTATCAGAAAGATAGAAGAAGAGAGCGGTATTGCTGAGGATGAGAGAGTTAAGATAGTTATGACTACTGCCCTTAGCGAGACGAGACATGTGACCAAGGCATTTGAAAATGGCTGTACTGCTTACGCCGGGAAGCCTATTAACCAGGATAAGCTTGAGGCTATGCTTAAGAAGTTCAAGCTTATAGAAGAGTAG
- the tkt gene encoding transketolase gives MSNIDNLSVNAIRVLSADAVQKANSGHPGLPLGAAAIGYELWANHMNHNPKNPSWENRDRFVLSGGHGSTLLYSLLHLFGYGLTLDDLKNFRQWGSKTPGHPEYGVTTGVEASTGPLGAGMAMAVGMAMAETHLAAKFNKEGYPVVDHYTYVLGGDGCMMEGINYEAFSLAGTLKLNKLIVLYDSNKISIEGNTDIAFTEDVPARFKAMGFKVLEVKDGNDISEIGKAIEEAKEDKESPSFIKINTKIGFGSPKEGSADVHGAPLGADNIIAMKKTLGWPSEEPFFVPDEVYENYKAKAENLAKKEEEWSKLFKDYCEKFPEMKTLWDEYKDETKACKLLDDEDFWSYEEKADATRNLSGKVLNKLSAKLPTLFGGSADLAPSNKSYVNGAGDYSAENYAGRNVHFGVRELAMTGIGNGLVLHGLKAYVSTFFVFSDYVKPMARLASLMEIPLTFILTHDSIGVGEDGPTHEPIEQLAEFRAMPNFNVFRPADATETIAAWYSAVTSKETPTALVLTRQNLPQLAGSSKEALKGGYIVADSSKETPDAIIIASGSEVSLSIEAKEALAKEGIDVRVVSMPCMDIFEKQPLEYKEKVLPKSVRARVAVEALSEFGWGKYVGLDGKTVCLDRFGASAPADVLFKEFGFTVDNVVKAVKEVIK, from the coding sequence ATGAGTAATATCGATAACTTATCAGTAAATGCAATCAGAGTATTGTCGGCAGATGCTGTACAGAAGGCGAATTCAGGACATCCGGGACTCCCTCTTGGTGCGGCTGCGATAGGATACGAGCTTTGGGCCAATCACATGAACCACAACCCAAAGAATCCCAGCTGGGAAAATAGAGACAGATTCGTACTTTCAGGCGGACATGGCTCGACTCTTCTTTACTCATTGCTCCATCTTTTTGGATATGGACTTACTCTTGACGACTTAAAGAATTTCCGTCAGTGGGGCTCTAAGACTCCGGGACATCCTGAGTATGGGGTTACTACAGGAGTAGAAGCATCCACAGGTCCTCTTGGTGCAGGTATGGCTATGGCTGTGGGTATGGCTATGGCTGAGACTCATCTTGCAGCTAAGTTCAACAAGGAAGGCTATCCTGTAGTTGACCACTACACCTATGTACTCGGTGGCGATGGCTGTATGATGGAAGGCATCAACTACGAGGCATTTTCGCTTGCAGGCACACTTAAGCTAAACAAGCTTATCGTGCTTTACGATTCAAACAAGATATCTATTGAGGGGAATACAGACATCGCTTTTACAGAGGATGTACCTGCCAGATTTAAGGCTATGGGCTTTAAGGTGCTTGAAGTAAAGGATGGCAATGACATATCTGAAATCGGAAAGGCTATAGAAGAGGCTAAGGAGGATAAGGAAAGCCCTTCATTTATCAAGATAAATACAAAAATAGGCTTTGGTTCTCCAAAAGAAGGTTCAGCAGATGTTCACGGAGCGCCACTTGGTGCCGATAATATTATTGCAATGAAAAAAACTCTCGGCTGGCCAAGTGAAGAGCCTTTCTTTGTACCTGACGAGGTATATGAGAACTATAAGGCAAAGGCAGAGAACTTAGCGAAGAAGGAAGAAGAGTGGAGTAAGCTCTTTAAGGATTATTGTGAGAAATTCCCAGAGATGAAGACTCTTTGGGATGAATATAAGGATGAAACCAAAGCATGTAAGCTCTTAGATGATGAAGACTTCTGGAGTTATGAGGAGAAGGCTGATGCAACCAGAAACCTTTCGGGAAAGGTGCTTAACAAGCTTTCAGCCAAGCTCCCTACCCTGTTTGGAGGTTCAGCAGACCTCGCTCCGTCTAACAAGAGCTATGTTAACGGCGCAGGAGACTATTCTGCAGAGAATTATGCCGGAAGAAATGTACATTTTGGTGTAAGAGAACTTGCAATGACAGGTATAGGCAATGGTCTTGTGCTTCACGGACTTAAGGCATATGTATCCACCTTCTTTGTATTCAGTGACTATGTGAAGCCTATGGCACGACTTGCCTCACTTATGGAGATACCACTTACCTTCATACTTACACACGATTCTATCGGTGTAGGAGAGGACGGACCTACTCACGAGCCTATAGAGCAGCTTGCTGAGTTTAGAGCCATGCCTAATTTCAATGTATTCCGCCCTGCTGATGCAACTGAGACAATAGCTGCCTGGTATAGTGCGGTTACTTCAAAAGAGACACCTACAGCCCTTGTACTTACAAGACAGAATCTTCCACAGCTTGCGGGCTCTTCAAAGGAAGCGCTTAAGGGAGGCTATATAGTAGCAGATTCTTCAAAAGAAACTCCTGATGCAATCATCATTGCAAGCGGTTCAGAGGTTAGCCTTTCTATCGAAGCTAAGGAAGCCCTAGCAAAGGAAGGCATAGATGTAAGAGTTGTATCCATGCCTTGTATGGATATCTTTGAGAAGCAGCCCCTTGAATATAAGGAAAAGGTACTTCCAAAATCCGTGAGAGCCAGGGTAGCAGTTGAAGCCCTCTCAGAGTTTGGTTGGGGCAAGTATGTCGGACTTGACGGAAAGACAGTCTGCCTTGACAGATTTGGTGCTTCCGCCCCTGCTGATGTACTCTTTAAGGAATTTGGCTTTACAGTTGACAATGTTGTAAAGGCTGTAAAGGAAGTAATTAAGTAG
- a CDS encoding DUF4358 domain-containing protein yields the protein MKKTTGKIKMLAALSVLTLTASTVLYGCGGSGDTKKTSTTTSSAAASAKSSQAAAVDVTKVADRLLNEIKYDDKLAEAEKESLDVIYPGLPKDKIKAMKIYVSSSGGTSEEIAAFEAGDEETAKEIETKLKERVEAQKTSFKNYVPEELKRLENALVIRKGNYVYLSVSGDPDKAKSIIEEN from the coding sequence ATGAAAAAAACAACAGGCAAAATCAAAATGTTAGCGGCACTTTCAGTACTTACTCTTACAGCGAGTACTGTACTCTACGGCTGTGGAGGAAGTGGTGATACAAAGAAGACCAGCACTACTACAAGTTCTGCTGCGGCTTCAGCAAAGAGCAGTCAGGCTGCTGCGGTTGATGTAACAAAAGTAGCTGACAGACTTCTAAATGAAATAAAGTATGATGATAAGCTTGCTGAGGCAGAAAAAGAAAGTCTTGATGTCATTTATCCGGGGCTTCCAAAGGATAAGATAAAAGCTATGAAAATATATGTATCAAGCTCAGGAGGTACTTCAGAAGAGATAGCTGCATTTGAAGCGGGTGACGAAGAAACAGCTAAGGAAATCGAGACAAAGCTTAAGGAAAGAGTTGAGGCTCAGAAGACAAGCTTTAAGAACTATGTGCCTGAGGAGCTTAAACGCCTTGAGAATGCTCTTGTTATCCGCAAAGGAAACTATGTTTACCTTTCAGTATCAGGAGACCCTGACAAGGCAAAAAGCATTATAGAAGAAAACTAA
- a CDS encoding peptide deformylase, translated as MVRELVKDQFFLRLKSEPMTKDDMAVVEDLKDTLRAYSDECVGMSANMIGVNKAVIAIQPENSDEMVVMINPKIIKKSGAYETEEGCMCLDGERKTTRHRNITIEYHDEEFKKHIKLYSGYIAEIIEHECDHLEGIII; from the coding sequence ATGGTAAGAGAGTTAGTAAAGGATCAGTTTTTTTTAAGGCTCAAATCAGAGCCTATGACTAAGGATGATATGGCTGTAGTGGAGGATTTGAAGGATACCTTAAGGGCTTATTCAGATGAGTGCGTAGGTATGTCCGCCAACATGATAGGAGTAAATAAAGCTGTAATAGCCATTCAGCCTGAAAACAGTGATGAAATGGTTGTTATGATTAACCCTAAGATAATCAAGAAAAGCGGAGCTTATGAGACAGAAGAGGGTTGTATGTGCCTTGATGGTGAGAGAAAAACAACCAGGCATAGAAACATCACAATTGAGTACCATGATGAGGAATTCAAGAAGCATATCAAGCTCTATAGCGGTTATATAGCCGAGATTATAGAGCACGAGTGTGACCACCTTGAAGGAATTATCATCTAA
- the mgtE gene encoding magnesium transporter translates to MEDKLEENYREELEKLLLAKDYRTLRKKMEDMNVVDIAFAMDEMDDEDSLKLFRILPKDMAADVFAELELDDQQYIIASMSDTEASHIIDNLMADDATDLLEEMPANVVKKILAKASPETRADINHLLRYPEYSAGSIMTVEFIDLREMMTVEDAILKIKRRGLDSETVNICYVVDNQRVLKGTVALRYLLIREPDELIGDIMNTKVISINTHTDQEEAALTIQKYGFTAMPVVDNENRMVGIITVDDVVDILQEEATEDIEKMAAILPSDKPYYKMTTWETYKKRMPWLLFLMISATFTGAIITGYEDALASYVILTAYIPMLMDTGGNAGSQASVSVIRGLSLGEIEFSEIFKVIWKEIRVAVLCGVTLAGANFIKLLVIDKLALPVAFVICATLIVVVIFAKFIGCVLPLVAEKVGFDPAVMASPLITTIVDAVSLTVYFTIAVSVLHINV, encoded by the coding sequence GTGGAAGATAAATTAGAGGAGAACTACAGAGAAGAGCTTGAAAAACTGCTTCTTGCAAAGGACTATAGAACACTCAGAAAAAAGATGGAAGATATGAACGTGGTAGATATAGCCTTTGCCATGGATGAGATGGATGATGAGGACTCATTAAAGCTCTTTAGAATACTTCCAAAGGATATGGCTGCTGATGTATTTGCCGAACTGGAACTTGACGACCAGCAATACATAATCGCTTCTATGTCTGATACTGAGGCATCACATATTATTGATAACCTCATGGCGGATGATGCGACTGACCTTCTTGAGGAAATGCCTGCCAACGTAGTTAAGAAGATTCTTGCAAAGGCAAGCCCTGAGACCAGGGCAGATATAAACCACCTTCTTCGCTATCCTGAGTATAGCGCGGGAAGTATAATGACTGTCGAGTTCATAGACCTAAGAGAAATGATGACGGTTGAAGATGCCATACTTAAGATAAAGCGAAGAGGACTTGACTCTGAAACAGTAAATATCTGTTATGTAGTTGATAACCAGCGTGTACTAAAGGGAACAGTAGCGCTTAGATACCTTCTCATAAGAGAACCTGATGAACTTATTGGCGACATTATGAATACCAAGGTCATCAGTATCAATACTCACACTGACCAGGAAGAGGCCGCGCTTACCATACAGAAGTACGGATTTACCGCGATGCCTGTGGTAGACAATGAAAACCGAATGGTTGGTATAATCACCGTGGATGACGTAGTAGACATCCTTCAGGAAGAGGCAACAGAGGATATTGAGAAGATGGCAGCTATTTTGCCATCAGATAAACCATATTACAAGATGACGACCTGGGAGACCTATAAGAAGAGGATGCCTTGGCTGCTCTTCCTTATGATATCTGCTACCTTTACCGGAGCTATTATAACGGGCTATGAAGATGCACTAGCCTCGTATGTTATACTTACTGCCTACATCCCTATGCTTATGGATACGGGTGGAAACGCGGGCTCACAGGCAAGCGTTTCGGTTATCCGTGGTCTTTCACTAGGAGAGATAGAATTCAGTGAAATATTTAAGGTCATTTGGAAAGAGATAAGAGTTGCAGTACTGTGTGGGGTGACGCTTGCAGGAGCTAACTTCATTAAGCTGCTTGTTATAGATAAATTAGCCCTTCCGGTAGCATTTGTAATATGTGCAACCCTTATTGTAGTTGTTATATTTGCAAAATTTATCGGCTGTGTACTCCCTCTGGTTGCTGAAAAAGTCGGCTTTGACCCTGCAGTTATGGCAAGCCCTTTGATTACAACCATAGTGGATGCAGTGTCGCTGACGGTATATTTTACAATTGCAGTGTCAGTACTTCATATAAACGTTTGA
- a CDS encoding methyl-accepting chemotaxis protein translates to MVKYRRIGTTVLFMCLSISIVLIAFFGVLSVTNIYSISDKQIISMEDRMREDYDEMIKGQVQSIVSLLDPINKQIEEGKLTEKDGKELAASIIRSAKYLESGYFWADTTEGTNVVLLGSAVEGTDRRGLTDHNGFKIVEKFLEIGNGEGSGFLDYYFPKANETEPSQKRAYVQIYKPFNWIIGTGNYVDEFAKVVAAEKEATSKTVGGVVGIILVSSAILLFGTVALSFVFRSIISKKVDKTLTLAKKISEFDLTGSECEIPSFRGRPNELDGLLKMVCTVRGNLEEMIRNISGNAGKVADVAANMAVTVNDTNKMTKEVATVMSHISQGSTEQAENTAEAAEATGKTGDTINAIAAILGKLDESISSINDRKDEGLKLLAELNAAGKNSSEAFGAMKVMTGETSDSVAKISQASEMIQSISDQTNLLALNAAIEAARAGESGKGFAVVAEEIRKLAEQSASFTKDIREVIEGLRQKSEDSVAMMEKVNSEIEKQTIIRSETDSKFAEIAKEVEIGRTVTNELKDSAAVLEKENRHLIEMVESLSSISEENAASTEEVNAAIDEEAEAMNNIATAQEELADIADMLRAEVAKFKI, encoded by the coding sequence ATGGTAAAGTATAGGAGGATAGGAACTACAGTCTTATTTATGTGCTTAAGCATTTCAATTGTTTTAATAGCTTTTTTTGGAGTACTTTCAGTAACCAATATTTACAGTATATCTGACAAACAGATTATCTCTATGGAAGACAGGATGAGGGAAGACTATGATGAGATGATTAAAGGCCAGGTACAGTCTATAGTCAGCTTATTAGATCCGATTAATAAGCAGATAGAGGAAGGCAAACTTACCGAAAAAGATGGTAAGGAGTTAGCTGCAAGCATTATTAGAAGCGCAAAATACCTTGAGAGTGGGTATTTTTGGGCAGACACCACAGAGGGAACAAACGTGGTACTGCTAGGAAGTGCTGTGGAAGGAACAGACAGAAGAGGACTTACCGACCACAATGGCTTTAAAATTGTTGAGAAGTTCCTTGAGATAGGAAATGGTGAGGGTTCAGGCTTTTTAGATTATTATTTTCCAAAGGCTAATGAGACGGAGCCATCTCAGAAAAGGGCTTACGTTCAGATATACAAGCCATTTAACTGGATAATCGGAACAGGAAATTATGTTGATGAATTTGCGAAGGTAGTGGCAGCAGAAAAGGAAGCAACTTCTAAGACAGTCGGAGGGGTTGTGGGCATTATTCTTGTAAGTTCTGCGATTCTTTTATTTGGTACAGTAGCACTTAGCTTTGTATTTAGAAGCATCATATCGAAGAAGGTAGATAAGACGCTGACGCTTGCAAAGAAGATATCAGAGTTTGACCTTACAGGCTCAGAGTGTGAGATTCCGTCATTTAGGGGAAGACCTAATGAGCTTGATGGATTGCTTAAGATGGTATGTACTGTAAGAGGCAATCTCGAGGAAATGATAAGAAATATATCGGGTAATGCAGGTAAGGTTGCTGATGTAGCGGCTAATATGGCTGTTACGGTAAATGATACCAACAAGATGACAAAAGAAGTAGCTACTGTTATGTCGCATATCTCTCAGGGCTCAACGGAACAGGCTGAGAACACCGCAGAGGCAGCAGAGGCTACAGGCAAGACAGGAGATACTATCAATGCCATTGCCGCGATACTTGGAAAACTTGATGAGTCAATAAGCTCTATAAATGACAGGAAAGATGAAGGCTTGAAATTACTTGCTGAGTTAAATGCAGCAGGAAAGAACAGCTCTGAAGCCTTTGGCGCTATGAAGGTGATGACAGGAGAAACTAGCGATAGTGTGGCTAAGATATCACAGGCAAGTGAGATGATTCAGTCCATTTCAGATCAGACCAACCTTCTTGCGCTTAATGCTGCAATCGAGGCTGCAAGGGCAGGTGAGTCAGGTAAGGGCTTTGCGGTTGTGGCTGAGGAAATAAGAAAGCTTGCTGAGCAGTCTGCATCCTTTACTAAGGATATCAGAGAGGTTATCGAAGGCCTCAGACAGAAGTCTGAAGACTCAGTTGCCATGATGGAGAAGGTAAACTCAGAGATAGAGAAGCAGACTATTATCAGATCTGAGACAGACAGTAAGTTTGCTGAGATAGCAAAAGAGGTAGAAATAGGAAGAACAGTAACAAATGAACTTAAAGATTCTGCGGCTGTTCTTGAGAAAGAAAACCGCCACCTGATAGAAATGGTTGAAAGCCTTTCTTCGATTTCAGAGGAAAATGCAGCCTCTACAGAGGAAGTAAACGCTGCAATAGACGAAGAGGCTGAGGCTATGAATAACATCGCAACAGCCCAGGAAGAGCTGGCAGATATTGCAGATATGCTAAGGGCGGAGGTTGCAAAATTTAAGATATAA
- a CDS encoding GDSL-type esterase/lipase family protein — MSGNSYRNNRNAYRRKRRNENRGLVAVVVVTIMAAGIMGAYGFISLFMGDNGSNTKSVASTGSAVNTATNVTSSSSTASDSKTASSETEEASSGDVSKEDTKTVASKTDKKKDAKEKEKDDIKKLVTASKEAEEAYYKDTVFIGDSRTQGLQINAGLTSPDFFAGRGLNVKNARTEKVVKNAAGKAVTVVDALKDKQYKKVYICFGINELGWPYTNIFADEYQKTIDAIKKIQPNAEVVVQGILPVTEKKSKSDKIFNMKNVKKFNKVIKKMAEDNGETYVDNSPAVANDKGYLPGDVTPDGIHMNREYCKRILAYIVNMNY; from the coding sequence ATGAGCGGTAATTCATACAGAAACAACAGAAATGCATATAGAAGAAAAAGAAGAAACGAGAACAGAGGCCTGGTTGCCGTAGTTGTTGTTACGATTATGGCCGCAGGTATAATGGGAGCGTACGGATTTATAAGTCTTTTTATGGGTGATAATGGAAGCAATACAAAAAGTGTAGCTTCTACAGGTTCTGCGGTAAATACAGCCACAAATGTGACTTCCTCCTCAAGTACTGCTTCTGATAGTAAGACAGCTTCGAGCGAGACTGAGGAGGCTTCAAGCGGTGATGTAAGCAAAGAAGATACCAAGACTGTAGCCTCTAAGACCGATAAAAAGAAGGATGCCAAAGAAAAAGAAAAGGATGACATCAAAAAGCTTGTTACTGCGTCTAAGGAAGCAGAGGAAGCTTACTACAAGGATACAGTTTTCATCGGCGACTCAAGGACACAGGGGCTTCAGATAAATGCAGGCCTTACAAGCCCTGACTTCTTTGCAGGAAGAGGCTTAAATGTTAAGAATGCACGTACGGAAAAGGTTGTAAAGAATGCAGCAGGTAAGGCAGTGACAGTGGTTGATGCCTTAAAGGATAAGCAGTACAAAAAGGTATACATTTGTTTTGGTATAAATGAACTGGGATGGCCATACACCAATATCTTTGCTGATGAGTATCAAAAGACTATAGATGCCATTAAGAAAATCCAGCCAAATGCTGAGGTTGTGGTTCAGGGTATCTTACCTGTAACTGAGAAGAAGTCTAAGTCAGATAAGATATTCAATATGAAGAATGTGAAGAAGTTTAATAAGGTAATCAAAAAGATGGCTGAAGATAACGGAGAAACCTATGTGGACAATTCTCCTGCCGTAGCCAACGACAAAGGATACCTTCCGGGTGATGTAACTCCTGACGGAATACATATGAATAGGGAATATTGCAAGAGAATACTTGCTTATATCGTAAATATGAATTATTAA